A single genomic interval of Rhododendron vialii isolate Sample 1 chromosome 3a, ASM3025357v1 harbors:
- the LOC131320054 gene encoding uncharacterized protein LOC131320054 isoform X2: MEPNKLPEYSLNQPLVERENKKELVSYATEAHGLRDVELVKSVSDKPFDLLRPSARHHSLFKAQARNTADPEKGKYTLIRDAEDFQPGTLDKPLPCFGCGIGWFSFLVGFAFPLMWYYATILYFGNYYRKDPRERAGLAASAVCLTPNVLCF, encoded by the exons ATGGAACCAA ACAAGCTACCTGAATATTCTCTCAACCAACCactagtagagagagagaacaaaaaggAGCTTGTGAGTT ATGCTACGGAGGCACATGGTTTGAGAGATGTTGAATTGGTGAAATCAGTTTCTGATAAAccctttgatcttttgagaccTTCAGCACGACACCATTCACTGTTTAAAG CACAAGCAAGAAACACTGCAGACCCTGAAAAAGGCAAGTATACACTTATTAGAGATGCAGAGGACTTCCAGCCAGGGACTTTGGACAAGCCCCTTCCTTGCTTCGGTTGTGGGATAGGATGGTTTTC ttttctGGTAGGCTTTGCATTCCCACTTATGTGGTACTATGCCACAATTCTTTACTTTGGAAACTACTACAGAAAGGACCCCAGAGAACGGGCTGGCCTTGCTGCTTCTGCAGTATGt CTTACCCCcaatgttttatgtttttag
- the LOC131320054 gene encoding uncharacterized protein LOC131320054 isoform X3 — MEPNATEAHGLRDVELVKSVSDKPFDLLRPSARHHSLFKAQARNTADPEKGKYTLIRDAEDFQPGTLDKPLPCFGCGIGWFSFLVGFAFPLMWYYATILYFGNYYRKDPRERAGLAASAVCAMACTVILLIVAMVLLF; from the exons ATGGAACCAA ATGCTACGGAGGCACATGGTTTGAGAGATGTTGAATTGGTGAAATCAGTTTCTGATAAAccctttgatcttttgagaccTTCAGCACGACACCATTCACTGTTTAAAG CACAAGCAAGAAACACTGCAGACCCTGAAAAAGGCAAGTATACACTTATTAGAGATGCAGAGGACTTCCAGCCAGGGACTTTGGACAAGCCCCTTCCTTGCTTCGGTTGTGGGATAGGATGGTTTTC ttttctGGTAGGCTTTGCATTCCCACTTATGTGGTACTATGCCACAATTCTTTACTTTGGAAACTACTACAGAAAGGACCCCAGAGAACGGGCTGGCCTTGCTGCTTCTGCAGTATGt GCAATGGCATGTACGGTTATATTGTTGATCGTCGCAATGGTTCTTCTATTCTAG
- the LOC131320054 gene encoding uncharacterized protein LOC131320054 isoform X1, whose protein sequence is MEPNKLPEYSLNQPLVERENKKELVSYATEAHGLRDVELVKSVSDKPFDLLRPSARHHSLFKAQARNTADPEKGKYTLIRDAEDFQPGTLDKPLPCFGCGIGWFSFLVGFAFPLMWYYATILYFGNYYRKDPRERAGLAASAVCAMACTVILLIVAMVLLF, encoded by the exons ATGGAACCAA ACAAGCTACCTGAATATTCTCTCAACCAACCactagtagagagagagaacaaaaaggAGCTTGTGAGTT ATGCTACGGAGGCACATGGTTTGAGAGATGTTGAATTGGTGAAATCAGTTTCTGATAAAccctttgatcttttgagaccTTCAGCACGACACCATTCACTGTTTAAAG CACAAGCAAGAAACACTGCAGACCCTGAAAAAGGCAAGTATACACTTATTAGAGATGCAGAGGACTTCCAGCCAGGGACTTTGGACAAGCCCCTTCCTTGCTTCGGTTGTGGGATAGGATGGTTTTC ttttctGGTAGGCTTTGCATTCCCACTTATGTGGTACTATGCCACAATTCTTTACTTTGGAAACTACTACAGAAAGGACCCCAGAGAACGGGCTGGCCTTGCTGCTTCTGCAGTATGt GCAATGGCATGTACGGTTATATTGTTGATCGTCGCAATGGTTCTTCTATTCTAG